A section of the Streptomyces sp. NBC_00178 genome encodes:
- the ctaD gene encoding aa3-type cytochrome oxidase subunit I: MSILNESQGAAAADDSFEDELPVRRKQPGSVVVKWMTTTDHKTIGTMYLVTSFAFFVIGGLLALFMRAELARPGTQIMSNEQFNQAFTMHGTIMLLMFATPLFAGFANWIMPLQIGAPDVAFPRLNMFAYWLYLFGSLIAVAGFLTPQGAADFGWFAYSPLSDAVRSPGIGADMWIMGLAFSGFGTILGSVNFITTIICMRAPGMTMFRMPIFVWNVLLTGVLVLLAFPVLAAALFALEVDRKFGAHIFDASNGGALLWQHLFWFFGHPEVYIIALPFFGIISEIIPVFSRKPMFGYVGLISATIAIAGLSVTVWAHHMYVTGGVLLPFFSFMTFLIAVPTGVKFFNWIGTMWKGSLSFETPMLWSVGFLITFAFGGLTGVILASPPLDFHISDSYFVVAHFHYVVFGTVVFAMFAGFHFWWPKFTGKMLDERLGKMTFWTLFTGFHGTFLVQHWLGAEGMPRRYADYLAADGFTALNTISTISSFVLGLSMLPFFYNIWKTAKYGKKVEVDDPWGYGRSLEWATSCPPPRHNFVSLPRIRSESPAFDLHHPEIAALEQLDHLSEGDKVLVGGKEDGK; encoded by the coding sequence GTGAGCATCCTCAATGAATCCCAGGGTGCCGCGGCAGCAGACGACTCGTTCGAGGACGAGCTGCCGGTGCGGCGCAAGCAGCCGGGGAGTGTCGTCGTCAAGTGGATGACCACCACTGACCACAAGACGATCGGCACGATGTACCTGGTCACATCGTTCGCGTTCTTCGTCATCGGTGGCCTTCTGGCGCTCTTCATGCGCGCCGAGCTGGCCCGCCCCGGTACGCAGATCATGTCGAACGAGCAGTTCAACCAGGCGTTCACGATGCACGGCACGATCATGCTGCTGATGTTCGCGACGCCGCTGTTCGCCGGATTCGCGAACTGGATCATGCCGCTGCAGATCGGCGCGCCCGACGTGGCGTTCCCGCGGCTGAACATGTTCGCGTACTGGCTGTACCTCTTCGGCTCGCTCATCGCGGTGGCCGGCTTCCTCACCCCGCAGGGTGCCGCCGACTTCGGCTGGTTCGCCTACTCCCCGCTGTCGGACGCGGTCCGCTCGCCGGGCATTGGCGCCGACATGTGGATCATGGGTCTGGCCTTCTCCGGGTTCGGCACGATCCTCGGTTCGGTCAACTTCATCACCACGATCATCTGCATGCGCGCCCCCGGCATGACGATGTTCCGCATGCCGATCTTCGTGTGGAACGTCCTGCTGACCGGTGTTCTGGTCCTGCTGGCCTTCCCGGTCCTGGCCGCCGCGCTCTTCGCGCTGGAGGTCGACCGTAAATTCGGCGCACATATCTTCGATGCGTCGAACGGTGGCGCATTGCTGTGGCAACACCTCTTCTGGTTCTTCGGCCATCCAGAGGTGTACATCATCGCTCTGCCGTTCTTCGGAATCATTTCGGAGATCATCCCGGTATTCAGCCGCAAGCCGATGTTCGGTTATGTCGGTCTGATCAGCGCGACGATCGCCATCGCCGGTCTTTCCGTGACGGTGTGGGCCCACCACATGTACGTCACGGGCGGTGTGCTGTTGCCGTTCTTCTCCTTCATGACATTCCTCATCGCGGTACCGACCGGTGTGAAGTTCTTCAACTGGATCGGCACGATGTGGAAGGGGTCGTTGTCCTTCGAGACACCGATGCTCTGGTCCGTCGGCTTCCTGATCACCTTCGCCTTCGGTGGTCTGACCGGTGTGATCCTGGCGTCGCCGCCGCTGGACTTCCACATCTCCGACTCGTACTTCGTCGTCGCGCACTTCCACTACGTCGTCTTCGGCACCGTGGTCTTCGCGATGTTCGCCGGGTTCCACTTCTGGTGGCCGAAGTTCACCGGCAAGATGCTGGACGAGCGGCTCGGGAAGATGACCTTCTGGACGCTGTTCACCGGCTTCCACGGCACCTTCCTGGTGCAGCACTGGCTCGGCGCCGAGGGCATGCCCCGCCGGTACGCGGACTACCTCGCGGCCGACGGCTTCACCGCCCTGAACACGATCTCGACGATCTCCTCGTTCGTGCTCGGTCTGTCGATGCTGCCGTTCTTCTACAACATCTGGAAGACCGCCAAGTACGGCAAGAAGGTCGAGGTCGACGACCCCTGGGGCTACGGCCGTTCGCTCGAATGGGCGACGTCCTGCCCGCCCCCGCGGCACAACTTCGTCAGCCTGCCGCGGATCCGTTCCGAATCCCCGGCGTTCGACCTCCACCACCCGGAGATCGCGGCGCTGGAGCAGCTGGACCACCTCTCCGAGGGTGACAAGGTCCTCGTCGGCGGCAAGGAGGACGGCAAGTGA
- the ctaC gene encoding aa3-type cytochrome oxidase subunit II codes for MSPNGSDRSSRRPMRRKLPQVLTAGLVLATASGCSYNWEDFPRLGMPTPVTEEAPRILSLWQGSWAAALATGVLVWGLILWSVIFHRRSRTKVEVPHQTRYNMPIEALYTVVPLIIVSVLFYFTARDESKLLELSPKPAHTINVVGYQWSWGFNYIEKVEGQPSAGNEVPKELDAIPDRFREDFPKGAGGVYDVGVPGTRNPQNGNPGPTLWLPKGEKVRFVLTSRDVIHSFWVVPFLMKQDVIPGHTNSFEVTPNKEGTYMGKCAELCGVDHSRMLFNVKIVSPERYQQHLKELAEKGQTGYVPAGIEQTDPARNAETNKL; via the coding sequence GTGAGTCCCAACGGCTCCGACCGCTCGTCGCGGCGCCCGATGCGGCGGAAGCTGCCGCAGGTGCTGACTGCGGGCCTGGTCCTGGCGACGGCCTCCGGTTGTTCATACAACTGGGAGGATTTCCCCCGCCTCGGTATGCCCACCCCGGTAACGGAAGAGGCCCCACGGATCCTCTCCCTCTGGCAGGGCTCGTGGGCGGCAGCGCTCGCCACGGGTGTCCTTGTCTGGGGGCTGATCCTGTGGAGCGTCATCTTCCACCGGCGTAGCAGGACCAAGGTGGAGGTACCGCACCAGACCAGGTACAACATGCCTATCGAGGCGCTGTACACAGTGGTTCCCCTGATCATCGTCTCGGTGCTGTTCTACTTCACCGCGCGCGATGAATCGAAGCTCCTCGAGCTCAGCCCGAAGCCTGCCCACACGATCAACGTGGTCGGCTACCAGTGGAGCTGGGGCTTCAACTACATCGAGAAGGTGGAGGGCCAGCCCTCCGCCGGCAACGAGGTCCCCAAGGAACTCGACGCCATCCCCGACAGGTTCCGTGAGGACTTCCCGAAGGGTGCCGGCGGCGTCTACGACGTGGGCGTCCCCGGCACGAGGAACCCGCAGAACGGCAACCCGGGTCCGACCCTGTGGCTGCCCAAGGGCGAGAAGGTCCGCTTCGTTCTGACTTCGCGTGACGTCATCCACTCCTTCTGGGTGGTGCCGTTCCTCATGAAGCAGGACGTCATTCCGGGCCACACCAACTCCTTCGAGGTCACGCCGAACAAGGAGGGCACCTACATGGGCAAGTGCGCCGAGCTGTGCGGCGTCGACCACTCCCGGATGCTCTTCAACGTCAAGATCGTCTCTCCCGAGCGTTACCAGCAGCACCTCAAGGAGCTGGCGGAGAAGGGTCAGACGGGCTACGTGCCGGCAGGCATCGAGCAGACGGACCCGGCCAGGAATGCGGAGACGAACAAACTGTGA
- a CDS encoding cysteine desulfurase/sulfurtransferase TusA family protein: MPYFDAASSAPLHPVARQALLASLDEGWADPARLYREGRRAALLLDAARETAAEAVGCRPDELVFTSSGTRAVHSGTAGALSGRRRVGRHMVLSAVEHSSVLHAAASLEAAGGSSTEVAVDRTGAVDPAEFGRALRADTALACLQSANHEVGTEQPVARTAEICAEAGVPLLVDAAQSLGWGPVAGRWSLLTASAHKWGGPAGVGLLAVRKGVRFAPQDPVDERESGRAAGFENIPAIVAAAASLRAVRAEAAAEAVRLRALVERVRATVPGLVPDVEVVGDPERRLPHLVTFSCLYVDGETLLHELDRAGFSVSSGSSCTSSTLTPSHVLKAMGVLTEGNVRVSLPAGTTGDEVDRFLGVLPGVVAGVRARLGAPAAPAPSPGTRASLVVDALGRRCPIPVIELAKVIGEVPVGGTVTVLADDEAARLDIPAWCEMREQEYVGEEPADRGSAYVVRRLL, translated from the coding sequence GTGCCCTACTTCGACGCGGCTTCCTCCGCTCCCCTGCATCCCGTCGCCCGCCAGGCCCTGCTTGCCTCCCTGGACGAGGGCTGGGCGGATCCCGCGCGGCTCTACCGCGAGGGGCGGCGCGCCGCGCTGCTGCTGGACGCGGCCCGGGAGACCGCCGCGGAGGCGGTCGGCTGCCGTCCGGACGAGCTCGTGTTCACCTCTTCGGGCACCCGGGCGGTGCACTCGGGAACGGCCGGAGCGCTTTCCGGCCGTCGGCGTGTCGGCCGCCATATGGTCCTCTCCGCCGTCGAGCACTCCTCGGTCCTGCACGCGGCGGCGTCCCTGGAGGCGGCCGGCGGTTCGTCCACCGAGGTGGCGGTGGACCGGACCGGGGCGGTGGACCCGGCGGAGTTCGGCAGGGCGCTGCGCGCGGACACCGCGCTGGCCTGCCTGCAGTCCGCCAACCACGAGGTAGGCACCGAGCAGCCGGTGGCTCGGACCGCCGAGATCTGCGCCGAGGCCGGTGTGCCGCTGCTGGTGGACGCCGCCCAGTCGCTGGGCTGGGGGCCGGTGGCCGGCCGCTGGTCGCTGCTGACCGCGAGCGCCCACAAGTGGGGCGGGCCGGCCGGTGTCGGGCTGCTCGCCGTGCGCAAGGGGGTCCGCTTCGCGCCCCAAGACCCCGTCGACGAAAGGGAGTCGGGCCGTGCCGCCGGCTTCGAGAACATCCCGGCGATCGTGGCGGCGGCGGCCTCGCTGCGGGCAGTGCGCGCGGAGGCGGCGGCGGAGGCGGTCCGGCTGCGCGCCCTGGTGGAGCGCGTCCGGGCGACGGTGCCCGGCCTGGTGCCCGACGTGGAGGTGGTCGGCGATCCGGAACGGCGGCTGCCGCACCTCGTCACCTTCTCCTGTCTCTATGTCGACGGGGAGACACTGCTCCACGAGCTGGATCGCGCCGGATTCTCCGTTTCATCCGGTTCGTCCTGCACGAGCAGCACACTGACGCCCAGCCACGTCCTCAAGGCGATGGGGGTGCTCACCGAGGGGAACGTGCGCGTGTCGCTGCCCGCCGGAACCACCGGGGACGAGGTCGACCGCTTCCTGGGCGTGCTCCCCGGCGTGGTGGCGGGGGTGCGGGCCAGGCTCGGCGCGCCCGCCGCACCGGCGCCCTCGCCGGGCACGCGGGCCTCACTCGTGGTCGACGCGCTGGGCCGGCGCTGCCCGATCCCGGTCATCGAACTCGCAAAGGTGATCGGAGAGGTACCCGTCGGCGGCACGGTGACGGTGCTCGCCGACGACGAGGCGGCCCGGCTCGACATCCCGGCCTGGTGCGAGATGCGCGAACAGGAGTACGTGGGAGAGGAGCCGGCGGACCGCGGCTCGGCCTATGTGGTCCGCCGGCTCCTCTGA
- a CDS encoding carbohydrate kinase family protein: MRIAVTGSIATDHLMTFPGRFADQLVADQLHTVSLSFLVDNLDVRRGGVGANIAFGMGVLGTQPILVGSAGADFEEYRAWLDRHGVDTESIRISEVLHTARFVCTTDSDHNQIGSFYTGAMSEARLIELKSVADRVGGLDLVSIGANDPEAMLRHTEECRSRGIPFAADFSQQIARMDGEEIRILVDGATFLFSNEYEKGLIESKTGWTGEEILARVGHRVTTLGARGVRIERAGHDPIEVGCAEEERKVDPTGVGDAFRAGFLSGLAWGVSLERAAQVGCMLATLVIETVGTQEYTLRRTHFMDRFTKAYGDEAASEVRKHLS; this comes from the coding sequence GTGCGCATCGCAGTCACAGGCTCCATCGCCACTGACCACCTCATGACCTTCCCCGGCCGGTTCGCGGACCAGCTGGTCGCCGACCAGCTGCACACGGTCTCGCTCTCCTTCCTGGTCGACAACCTCGACGTGCGCCGCGGCGGTGTCGGCGCCAACATCGCGTTCGGCATGGGTGTGCTCGGCACGCAGCCGATCCTGGTCGGCTCCGCCGGGGCGGACTTCGAGGAGTACCGCGCCTGGCTCGACCGGCACGGTGTCGACACCGAGTCGATCCGCATCTCCGAGGTCCTGCACACGGCGCGCTTCGTCTGCACGACGGACTCGGACCACAACCAGATCGGCTCCTTCTACACAGGAGCGATGAGCGAGGCCCGGCTGATCGAGCTCAAGAGCGTCGCCGACCGCGTCGGCGGCCTCGACCTCGTCTCCATCGGAGCCAACGACCCCGAGGCGATGCTCCGCCACACGGAGGAGTGCCGCTCGCGGGGAATCCCGTTCGCCGCCGACTTCTCCCAGCAGATCGCCCGGATGGACGGCGAGGAGATCCGCATCCTCGTCGACGGAGCGACCTTCCTCTTCTCCAACGAGTACGAGAAGGGGCTCATCGAGTCCAAGACCGGCTGGACCGGCGAGGAGATCCTCGCCCGGGTCGGCCACCGCGTCACCACCCTCGGTGCCCGCGGCGTCCGGATCGAGCGGGCCGGCCACGACCCCATCGAGGTCGGCTGCGCCGAGGAGGAGCGCAAGGTGGACCCGACCGGCGTCGGCGACGCGTTCCGCGCCGGCTTCCTCTCGGGCCTCGCCTGGGGCGTCAGCCTGGAGCGCGCCGCCCAGGTCGGCTGCATGCTCGCGACCCTGGTCATCGAGACGGTCGGCACCCAGGAGTACACCCTGCGCCGCACCCACTTCATGGACCGCTTCACCAAGGCCTACGGCGACGAGGCCGCCTCCGAGGTCCGCAAGCACCTCTCCTGA
- a CDS encoding HesB/IscA family protein, with the protein MSVSDETTTVSDGILLSDAAASKVKTLLEQEGRDDLALRVAVQPGGCSGLRYQLFFDERSLDGDVVKDFGGVKVVTDRMSAPYLGGASVDFVDTIEKQGFTIDNPNATGSCACGDSFS; encoded by the coding sequence ATGTCCGTATCGGACGAGACCACCACCGTGAGCGACGGCATCCTCCTGTCCGACGCCGCCGCATCCAAGGTCAAGACCCTGCTGGAGCAGGAGGGCCGGGACGACCTGGCGCTGCGCGTCGCCGTCCAGCCCGGCGGCTGCTCGGGCCTGCGGTACCAGCTCTTCTTCGACGAGCGCTCGCTCGACGGCGACGTCGTGAAGGACTTCGGCGGCGTCAAGGTCGTCACCGACCGGATGAGCGCCCCGTACCTGGGCGGCGCGTCCGTCGACTTCGTGGACACCATCGAGAAGCAGGGCTTCACGATCGACAACCCGAACGCGACGGGTTCCTGCGCCTGCGGCGACTCCTTCAGCTAG
- the nadA gene encoding quinolinate synthase NadA yields the protein MRVVTTAQPLDVQPTPLALLLLGREADPRSERGVECPGDLPSPSDPDLVERARAAKEKLGDKVFILGHHYQRDEVIQFADVTGDSFKLARDAAARPDAEYIVFCGVHFMAESADILTGDDQKVVLPDLAAGCSMADMATAEQVAECWDVLTEAGVADGVVPVSYMNSSADIKAFTGRHGGTICTSSNAKRALEWAFEQGDKVLFLPDQHLGRNTAVRDMGMSLEDCVLYNPHKPNGGLTAEQLRDAKMILWRGHCSVHGRFSVQSVEDVRERIPGVNVLVHPECKHEVVAAADYVGSTEYIIKALEAAPAGSKWAIGTELNLVQRLANRFAAEDKEIVFLDRTVCFCSTMNRIDLPHLVWTLESLAEGNLVNRIQVDEETEKFAKLALERMLALP from the coding sequence GTGCGTGTCGTGACCACCGCCCAGCCCCTGGATGTCCAGCCGACCCCGCTCGCCCTCCTGCTGCTCGGCCGCGAGGCCGACCCGCGGAGCGAGCGCGGGGTCGAGTGCCCCGGCGACCTGCCCTCACCGTCCGACCCGGACCTGGTGGAGCGGGCCCGCGCGGCCAAGGAGAAGCTCGGGGACAAGGTGTTCATCCTCGGCCACCACTACCAGCGCGACGAGGTCATCCAGTTCGCGGACGTCACCGGCGACTCCTTCAAGCTCGCCCGCGACGCCGCCGCCAGGCCCGACGCGGAGTACATCGTCTTCTGCGGCGTGCACTTCATGGCCGAGTCCGCGGACATCCTCACCGGCGACGACCAGAAGGTCGTGCTGCCCGACCTGGCGGCGGGCTGCTCGATGGCCGACATGGCCACCGCCGAGCAGGTCGCCGAGTGCTGGGACGTGCTGACCGAGGCGGGCGTCGCCGACGGGGTCGTGCCGGTCTCGTACATGAACTCGTCCGCCGACATCAAGGCCTTCACGGGCCGGCACGGCGGCACGATCTGCACCTCCTCGAACGCGAAGCGGGCGCTGGAGTGGGCCTTCGAGCAGGGCGACAAGGTGCTCTTCCTGCCGGACCAGCACCTGGGCCGCAACACCGCCGTGCGGGACATGGGGATGAGCCTGGAGGACTGCGTCCTCTACAACCCGCACAAGCCGAACGGCGGACTGACCGCCGAGCAGCTGCGCGACGCGAAGATGATCCTGTGGCGCGGGCACTGCTCGGTGCACGGCCGCTTCTCGGTGCAGTCCGTCGAGGACGTACGGGAGCGGATCCCGGGCGTCAACGTGCTGGTGCACCCGGAGTGCAAGCACGAGGTCGTGGCGGCCGCGGACTACGTGGGCTCGACGGAGTACATCATCAAGGCCCTGGAGGCAGCTCCGGCCGGTTCCAAGTGGGCCATCGGTACGGAACTGAACCTGGTGCAGCGGCTGGCGAACCGTTTCGCCGCCGAGGACAAGGAGATCGTCTTCCTCGACCGGACGGTCTGCTTCTGCTCGACGATGAACCGGATCGACCTGCCGCACCTGGTGTGGACCCTGGAGTCGCTGGCCGAGGGGAACCTGGTCAACCGCATCCAGGTCGACGAGGAGACCGAGAAGTTCGCGAAGCTGGCGCTGGAGCGGATGCTGGCGCTGCCGTAG
- a CDS encoding efflux RND transporter permease subunit: MSWLSRFSLAQRALIGLISIVALVFGAIAIPQLKQQLLPTIELPMVSVLAPYQGASPDVVEKQVVEPLENSIKAVDGVEGITSTASEGNAVIMATFDFGDEGTKQLVADIQQAVNRARAQLPDAVDPQVVAGSTDDIPTVVLAVTSDKDQQALADQLDRTVVPALEDIDGVGQVTVDGVQDLQVSVVPDDRKLAAAGLNAGSLAQALQAGGATVPAGSFSESGKSRTIQVGGAFSSLQQIQDLRIPPAAEGAGKGGKAVRVGDIATVTQEPATAVSITRTNGKPSLAVMATMDKDGSAVAISDAVQDKLPDLRKDLGASAELTVVSDQGPAVSKAISGLTTEGGLGLVFAVVVILVFLASIRSTLVTAVSIPLSVVLALIVLWTRDLSLNMLTLGALTIAIGRVVDDSIVVLENIKRHLGYGEERQPAIIAAVREVAGAVTASTLTTVAVFLPIGLVGGMVGQLFGSFSLTVTAALLASLLVSLTVVPVLSYWFLRPPKGTDADPDEARRKAEEKEAASRLQRIYVPVLRFATRRRVTSVLIAFAVLFGTFGMAPLLKTNFFDQGEQEVLSIKQELTPGTSLEAADEAARKVEKVLAADKGVEDYQVTVGSSGFMAAFGGGTGANQASYQITLKDSADFEATQERIDEALGKLDGIGDTTIAAGDGFGSQDLSVVVKAADGDVLRKASEAVRGEVAKLKDVTDVQSDLAQSVPRISVKANDKAADAGFDQTTLGAVVAGAVQGTPSGKAIMDDAERDIVVKSSRPATTMAELKALPLGPVKLGDIADVRLVPGPVSMTRIDGQRAATITAKPTGDNTGAVGASLQSRIDELDLPEGATATIGGVTQDQGDAFVKLGLAMLAAIAIVFMLLVATFRSLIQPLILLVSIPFAATGAIGLLVLTGTPMGVPAMIGMLMLIGIVVTNAIVLIDLINQYRSQGMGVVEAVVEGGRHRLRPILMTALATIFALLPMALGVTGEGGFISQPLAVVVIGGLITSTLLTLLLVPTLYAVVELRKERRAKKKAARREATSGTPAAEAPEEVSSEEPEPAKA, encoded by the coding sequence ATGTCCTGGCTGTCCAGATTCAGCCTCGCGCAACGGGCCCTGATCGGGCTGATCTCGATCGTCGCGCTCGTCTTCGGAGCCATCGCGATCCCGCAGCTCAAGCAGCAGCTGCTGCCCACCATCGAACTCCCGATGGTGTCGGTGCTGGCGCCCTACCAGGGTGCGTCTCCCGACGTGGTCGAGAAGCAGGTCGTCGAGCCCCTCGAGAACTCCATCAAGGCCGTCGACGGCGTCGAGGGCATCACCTCGACCGCCAGCGAGGGCAACGCCGTCATCATGGCGACGTTCGACTTCGGTGACGAGGGCACGAAGCAGCTCGTCGCCGACATCCAGCAGGCCGTGAACCGCGCCCGCGCCCAGCTGCCCGACGCGGTGGACCCGCAGGTCGTCGCGGGCTCGACCGACGACATCCCCACCGTCGTCCTCGCGGTCACCTCCGACAAGGACCAGCAGGCGCTGGCCGACCAGCTGGACCGCACGGTCGTCCCGGCGCTCGAGGACATCGACGGCGTGGGCCAGGTGACGGTCGACGGCGTGCAGGACCTCCAGGTCTCCGTCGTCCCCGACGACCGGAAGCTCGCCGCGGCCGGTCTGAACGCCGGCTCGCTGGCCCAGGCCCTCCAGGCGGGCGGCGCCACCGTCCCGGCCGGTTCCTTCTCCGAGTCGGGCAAGAGCCGCACCATCCAGGTCGGCGGTGCCTTCTCCTCGCTCCAGCAGATCCAGGACCTGAGGATCCCGCCGGCCGCCGAGGGCGCGGGCAAGGGCGGCAAGGCCGTCCGTGTCGGCGACATCGCCACGGTGACGCAGGAGCCCGCCACCGCGGTCTCCATCACCCGGACGAACGGCAAGCCCAGCCTCGCCGTCATGGCGACGATGGACAAGGACGGCAGCGCCGTCGCCATCTCCGACGCCGTCCAGGACAAGCTCCCGGACCTGCGCAAGGACCTCGGCGCGTCCGCCGAGCTGACCGTCGTGTCCGACCAGGGGCCCGCCGTCTCCAAGGCGATCTCCGGTCTCACCACGGAGGGCGGGCTCGGCCTGGTCTTCGCGGTCGTCGTGATCCTCGTCTTCCTCGCGTCGATCCGCTCGACGCTGGTCACCGCCGTCTCCATCCCGCTGTCCGTGGTCCTGGCGCTGATCGTGCTCTGGACCCGTGACCTGTCGCTGAACATGCTCACGCTCGGGGCGCTGACCATCGCGATCGGCCGCGTCGTCGACGACTCGATCGTGGTCCTGGAGAACATCAAGCGGCACCTCGGCTACGGCGAGGAGCGGCAGCCGGCGATCATCGCCGCCGTCCGGGAGGTGGCCGGCGCGGTCACCGCGTCCACGCTCACCACCGTGGCGGTCTTCCTGCCGATCGGCCTGGTCGGCGGCATGGTCGGCCAGCTCTTCGGCTCGTTCTCCCTCACCGTCACGGCGGCGCTGCTGGCCTCGCTGCTGGTCTCCCTGACCGTCGTGCCGGTCCTCTCGTACTGGTTCCTGCGGCCCCCCAAGGGCACCGACGCGGACCCGGACGAGGCGCGCCGCAAGGCCGAGGAGAAGGAAGCCGCCAGCCGGCTCCAGCGGATCTACGTCCCCGTCCTGCGCTTCGCCACCCGGCGCCGCGTCACCAGCGTCCTCATCGCCTTCGCGGTCCTGTTCGGCACCTTCGGCATGGCGCCGCTGCTGAAGACGAACTTCTTCGACCAGGGCGAGCAGGAGGTCCTCTCCATCAAGCAGGAGCTGACCCCCGGCACCAGCCTGGAAGCGGCGGACGAGGCCGCGCGGAAGGTCGAGAAGGTCCTCGCCGCCGACAAGGGCGTGGAGGACTACCAGGTCACCGTCGGCTCCTCCGGCTTCATGGCGGCCTTCGGCGGCGGTACGGGTGCCAACCAGGCGTCCTACCAGATCACCCTCAAGGACTCGGCGGACTTCGAGGCCACGCAGGAGCGGATCGACGAGGCCCTCGGCAAGCTCGACGGGATCGGCGACACCACGATCGCGGCGGGCGACGGGTTCGGCAGCCAGGACCTGAGCGTCGTGGTCAAGGCCGCCGACGGGGACGTCCTGCGGAAGGCGTCGGAAGCGGTCCGGGGAGAGGTCGCGAAGCTGAAGGACGTCACCGACGTCCAGAGCGACCTGGCGCAGAGCGTGCCGCGCATCTCGGTCAAGGCCAACGACAAGGCGGCGGACGCCGGATTCGACCAGACCACGCTGGGCGCGGTGGTCGCGGGCGCGGTGCAGGGCACCCCGTCCGGCAAGGCGATCATGGATGACGCCGAGCGCGACATCGTCGTGAAGTCCTCGCGTCCGGCCACCACCATGGCCGAGCTGAAGGCGCTGCCCCTCGGCCCCGTGAAGCTCGGCGACATCGCCGACGTCCGACTGGTGCCCGGCCCGGTCTCCATGACCCGGATCGACGGCCAGCGCGCGGCGACGATCACCGCCAAGCCGACCGGTGACAACACCGGCGCGGTCGGCGCCTCGCTCCAGAGCAGGATCGACGAACTGGACCTCCCCGAGGGCGCCACCGCGACCATCGGCGGTGTCACGCAGGACCAGGGCGACGCCTTCGTGAAGCTGGGGCTGGCCATGCTGGCGGCCATCGCGATCGTCTTCATGCTGCTGGTGGCGACCTTCCGGTCGCTGATCCAGCCGCTGATCCTGCTGGTCTCCATCCCGTTCGCCGCGACGGGAGCCATCGGCCTCCTGGTCCTCACGGGCACCCCGATGGGTGTGCCGGCGATGATCGGCATGCTGATGCTGATCGGCATCGTGGTGACCAACGCGATCGTGCTCATCGACCTGATCAACCAGTACAGGTCGCAGGGCATGGGCGTCGTCGAGGCGGTCGTCGAGGGCGGTCGTCACCGCCTGCGCCCGATCCTGATGACGGCACTGGCGACGATCTTCGCGCTGCTCCCGATGGCGCTCGGTGTGACCGGCGAGGGCGGCTTCATCTCCCAGCCCCTGGCGGTCGTGGTGATCGGTGGTCTGATCACCTCCACGCTGCTGACGCTGCTCCTGGTGCCGACGCTCTACGCGGTGGTGGAGCTCCGCAAGGAGCGCCGCGCGAAGAAGAAGGCCGCCAGGCGCGAGGCGACGTCCGGCACCCCGGCCGCGGAGGCGCCCGAGGAGGTCTCCTCCGAGGAGCCGGAGCCCGCGAAGGCCTGA
- a CDS encoding response regulator transcription factor has product MTTPIKVLLADDQALLRSAFRVLVDSEPDMRVVGEAADGAEAVSLARSTLADVVLMDIRMPGTDGLTATRMISADPDLAGVRIVMLTTFEVDDYVVQSLRAGASGFLGKGAEPDELLNAIRIAAAGEALLSPAATKGLIATFLAQGGTAGEGPDAAEYTERLAALTQREREVLVLVAGGHSNDQIAERLAVSPLTVKTHVNRAMAKLSARDRAQLVVIAYESGLVRPRAE; this is encoded by the coding sequence ATGACGACGCCCATCAAGGTGCTGCTGGCCGACGACCAGGCCCTGCTGCGCAGCGCGTTCCGGGTGCTGGTCGACTCCGAGCCGGACATGCGGGTCGTCGGCGAGGCCGCGGACGGTGCCGAGGCCGTCTCGCTCGCCCGCTCGACCCTCGCCGACGTCGTGCTGATGGACATCCGCATGCCGGGCACCGACGGCCTCACCGCCACCCGGATGATCAGCGCGGACCCCGACCTGGCGGGCGTACGGATCGTCATGCTCACCACCTTCGAGGTGGACGACTACGTGGTGCAGTCCCTGCGGGCCGGTGCCTCGGGCTTCCTCGGCAAGGGCGCGGAGCCGGACGAGCTGCTGAACGCCATCCGCATCGCCGCGGCCGGCGAGGCGCTGCTCTCCCCGGCCGCGACCAAGGGCCTCATCGCCACGTTCCTGGCCCAGGGCGGCACCGCGGGCGAGGGGCCCGACGCGGCGGAGTACACCGAACGCCTCGCCGCCCTCACCCAGCGCGAGCGCGAGGTGCTCGTGCTGGTCGCCGGAGGCCACTCCAACGACCAGATCGCCGAACGCCTCGCCGTCAGCCCGCTCACCGTGAAGACCCACGTGAACCGGGCCATGGCCAAGCTGTCCGCGCGCGACCGGGCCCAACTGGTCGTCATCGCCTACGAGTCGGGTCTGGTGCGCCCCCGGGCGGAGTGA